GACTAAATGAGAAACATACATGAATAAAAGTAATGACCGTCACTCTTTTTAAAGGATGACGGTCATTATAGATATTTAAGCTATTTATTTAAAAGCTGGAATTGCTATATCAGCGAAGTTCTCTTCTAAAAACGAACGAACTTCTGGTCCAGATAAATGTTTCGCTAATTTTTGAATTGCTTCAGAATCTGCATTGTCTTTACGAGCAACAAGTGAGATAGGAAAGTCCGATTCACCCTCATCGATTAATGAATCCTTCACTGGCGTTAGTCCAAGTGGTTTTGCATATGCTGGGAGCATCGTCACTAAATCAACATCATCGATTGAGCGAGCTAGCATTAATAAATCAACTTCTATAATTTTGAGGTTCTTCGGATTTTCGATAATATCTTTTTGTGTTGCCTTAAGACCGACACCTTTTTTTAACTTAATAAGGCCGCCTTTTTCAAGTAAATGCAATGAGCGAGCAATGTTTGCAGAGTCGTTTGGAATAGCGACTTGTGCATCTTCCGGTAATTCTTCAACACTACTATATTTTTTAGAATATGCACCCAAAATCGCATGGTACACTGGTTGGACAGCAACTAAATCTGAACCATTCGCTTGGTTAAATTGCTCCATGTACGAAGGGTGTTGAAAAAAGTTAGCATCCACTTCTTTAGCGGCTAATGCACTATTTGGTTGAACGTTATCCGAAAGAATAACAATCTCCATGTCAATGCCCTCTTCTTTTAGTAATGGTTTTACAATTTCTAGCATATCCGTCATAGGTGGAATTAAAGATGCCACTTTAATTTTTGTTTCTTCTTGTTTGCTCGAATTATCTGTTGTACTTGGTGTAACATTCGTATCTTTTCCACAAGCAGAAAGTACAAAAGCCAAAACAGAAACAAGAAAAAATGTTTGTAGTTTTTTCATTGTGTTTGCCCCTTTTTTAAAATCTTTTATCTAGTTTCTTTGAAATTTTTGTTCCAGTAAGTTGTATTACTTGAACGATTATTATCATCATAATTATCGTGAAGGTCATAAGCCCTGTTTCGAATTGTTGATAGCCATAGCGAATCGCAAAATCCCCAACACCTCCACCACCTACTATCCCCATAACAGTTGAGTAGGAAATGAAACTAATTGTCGCGGTCGTTAATCCGAAAATAAGCCCAGAACGTGCCTCTCTGTAAAGAAATTTGAAAATGATTTGTGATTTCGTTGCACCCATTGAAATGGCAGCTTCGATAATTCCTCTAGGGACATCCAACAACGATTGTTCAACCAACCTTGCATAATAAGCAATCGAAATAATCGTTAAAGGTACAGTGGCAGCAATTGTACCAATCGCTGTTCCGACGACAAAACGAGTAAATGGAATTAAAAAAACAACCAGAAGGAGAAATGGAAATGAGCGAATAATATTTACAAGTGCATCTAAGAGGAAAAATAGCCATTTATTTTCATACAAATTTCCGCCTCTACTTAAGTAAAGAAAAGTGCCTAGAGGTAATCCAACAATGACAGCGGCTAGTATAGAAAAACCAACCATTGTAAATGTCTGACCGATTGCAATCCAAATGTCTGATTGATAAGCGATAATTTTTTCCATCAATTAGTCACCACTGCAAATTTTCTTAAGTCTTCTATGTACTGTTCTTCATTTACTAGTAAGCCTTGAGGTTCAATTTTAAAGCTATCAATGAGTTTGCCGTCTTTCATAATCGAAACGTGTTCACAGATGCTTTTCACAACATCCATTTCGTGTGTAACGATAACAATTGTTACACCTAACGTTTCTTTAATATGACGGAGCACTTGCAACACTTCTATTGTCGTTTTTGGATCAAGAGAAGATGTTGGTTCATCACATAATAGAACGGACGGATTATTTGCTATAGCACGTGCTATTGCAACCCGTTGCTTTTGACCGCCACTCAATTGAGAAGGGTAAGCAGTTTTTTTATCAGAAAGCCCAACAAATTGTAGACACACATCGACTCGTTTTTTTCGTTCTTTTTTCGAAAGACCAACTATTTCAAGCGGCATCTCAACATTTTCAGCGACAGTTCGATTAAGAACTAACTGAAACTGTTGGAAAATCATTCCTATATTTTGCCGTGCTTTACGTAGCTCTTGTTCGGATAGATTAGTAAGAATTTTTTCTCCTACTCTTACTGTACCTTTATCAGGTCTTTCTAAAAGATTCATTAAACGAATTAAAGTCGATTTTCCGGCGCCACTCGTTCCAACAATGCCATGAATCTGTCCTTTAGTAATCGTTAATGATAAAGGATGAACTGCTTTTACATCTTGGAAAGTTTTTTCAACTTGAATGAGTTCTATCAATCTAAAACCCCCTTTTCTCCAACGATTAATATACCACTAAAAACAAAGTAGGAAAATTTATTATTCTCTTTTGAAAAATAAGATAAATCTTTTTTAGTAACAGTTACAGTTACAGTTACAGTTACAGTTACCTAATAATAGTAATATTAATTTTGGAACTTGTAACCAACGTATTTTTGAATAGTTTGGGTTCTTGACACCAAGCACTAAGTAAAAATGACCCAAAACCGTTTCTAAAACGATTTTGAGTCATTTGTTATTAGTATACTGATGTATTTTCTTTAGTAATATTCTCTAAAATCTCTTTTACGCGAGCTAGGAATCTTCCGCAAACTAAACCATCTAGGACGCGGTGATCTAATGAAAGACATAAGTTTACCATGTCACGAGCAGCGATCATTCCACCATCCATGATTACTGGACGTTTCACGATCGACTCTACTTGTAGAATTGCTGCTTGTGGGTAATTAATAATCCCCATAGACTGTACAGAACCGAAGGATCCTGTATTGTTTACTGTGAATGTACCACCTTGCATTTCGTCTGATTTTAATTTTCCAGAACGAACTTTTGCAGCAAGTTCATTTACTTCGCGAGCAATGCCTTTAATCGTTTTTTCGTCCGCATTTTTGATGACAGGAACGAAAAGTGCATCTTCTGTAGCAACTGCGATCGAAATATTAATGTCTTTTTTCTGAACAATCTTATCGCCAGCCCACATTGAGTTCATCATTGGGAATTCTTTTAGAGCTTGAGAAACAGCTTTTACGAAGAACGCAAAATACGTTACATTAAAGCCTTCTTTTTGCTTGAACTCATTTTTAATGGAGTCTCGGTATTGTACTAAACTCGTTACATCCACTTCTATCATAGTCCAAGCATGTGGTGCTTCATGTTTGCTTCGTAACATATTCGCAGCGATTGCTTTTCGAATACCTGTTACTGGGATTTCGATATCCCCAACTGCAACTGGAACGTTTACAGGAGGTGCAGCTTTTGGTGCAGGTGCAGCAGCTGAAGTTTGTGATGCTACAGGAGCTTTTGCAGCGATTGTTTCTGCTGGAGCAGCTACTGGAATTTCACCACTTTCAATGATCTTCAACAAATCTTTACGCGTAATGCGTCCTTCATTTCCAGTACCATTTACTAAAGTAAGGTCAATTCCATGTTCTTGTGAAAGCTTTAGCACAGCTGGTGAATAACGTGCTTTTGCGCCTTTTTCGCGCTGAATTGGAGCTGCATGTTTTTGTATTTCAGTAGGTTTTACTGTTTCCGCTGATGGTTGCTCAGGTGCAGCTGCCACTACTACCTCGGTAGCTCCACCTTCTGTTTCAATCGTACAAACGATTTCACCAACTGCAAGTGTATCTCCTTCGTTTGCAAGTAGTTCTTTAATTACCCCAGTAAAGGAAGAAGGTACTTCAGCAGTTACTTTGTCTGTGTTTACTTCAGCTAGTGCGTCGTATTTATTTACATGATCGCCTGGTTTTACTAACCATTTTTCAATCGTACCTTCCGTTACACTTTCCCCAAGTTGAGGCATTTTGATTTGTTCAAGAGCCATTTATAATCCTCCTTCCTAATATGCGGCAAGCTCGCGCATTGCTTTTTCTACTTTATCTGGATTAATCATAAAGAATTTTTCCATCGTTGGTGCATACGGCATAGCAGGAATGTCTGGACCAGCTAGACGCATAATTGGTGCATCTAGATCAAATAAGCAGTTTTCTGCAATAATAGCAGCAACTTCACCAATAATACTACCTTCTTTATTGTCTTCCGTAACAAGAAGCACTTTACCAGTTTTTGAAGCAGCTTCAATTATTCCATCTTTATCTAACGGATATATTGTACGCAAATCAAGAATATGTACAGAGATACCGTCTTTTTCCAGACGTTCTGCAGCTTGAAGTGCAAAGTGAACAGCAAGACCGTACGTAATTACCGTAATATCTTCCCCTTCACGTTTTACATCTGCTTTTCCGATTTCGATTGTGTAATCTTCTTCTGGAACTTCTCCTTTGATTAGACGATAAGCACGTTTGTGCTCAAAGAACATAACAGGATCTTCATCGCGAATTGCCGCTTTTAATAATCCTTTTGCATCATAAGGAGTAGATGGAATAACAATTTTTAATCCAGGTTGGTTTGCAAAAACTGCTTCTACCGATTGTGAGTGATATAAAGCGCCGTGAATTCCGCCACCAAAAGGAGCACGAATAACAATTGGACATGTCCAGTCGTTATTTGAACGGTAACGAATACGTGACGCTTCCGAAATGATTTGATTGACCGCTGGCATAATGAAATCGGCAAATTGCATTTCTGCGATTGGACGAAGCCCGTACATTGCAGCACCAATTCCTACTCCTGCAATAGCGGATTCAGCAAGTGGTGTGTCTAGCACGCGGTATTCTCCAAACTCTTCATAAAGGCCATTCGTTGCTTTAAATACGCCACCTTTACGACCAACATCTTCCCCTAGGATAAAAACGCGTTCATCACGAGTCATTTCTTCTTTCATTGCAAGTGTAATTGCATCGATATAAGACATTACTGCCATTATGCGTTCCCCCCATCTTTTTCTGCGTAAACATACTTCAATGCATCTTCTGGAGCAGCATAAGGTGCATCTTCTGCATAATCAGTCGCTTCATTTACTTCTTTCATGATGCGATCATTAATTTCTTTTTCTAATTCTTCCGTTAAAACACCTGTTTCTTTTAAATAAACAGCAAAGGTAATAATAGGATCTAGTGCTTTTCCTTCTGCAATATCTTCTGCAGTACGATATTGGCGATCATCATCATCCGAAGAGTGAGCAGTTAAACGGTAAGTCACTGCTTCGATTAAACTTGGACCTCCGCCATTTCGAGCACGATCTGCCGCTTCTTTTACTACTTTATAAACAGCAATTGGATCTTTCCCATCTACTTCTACACCAGGCATTCCATAGCTTATCGCACGGTCCGCTATATTTTTACTTGCAACTTGGCGGTCAAAAGGAACTGAGATTGCGTATTTATTGTTTTCAACCATTGTAATACAAGGTAACTTATGAACCCCAGCAAAGTTAAGTCCTTCGTGGAAATCACCTTGGTTAGAAGACCCTTCTCCTAAAGTTACAAACGTAATAAAATCTTTTTTCTCAATTTTCGCAGCAAGTGCTACACCAACTGCGTGTGGTAATTGAGTTGTAACTGGAGAAGAACCAGTAAGAATTCTATTTTTCTTCTGTCCAAAATGTCCGGGCATTTGTCTTCCACCAGAGTTTGGATCTTCTGCCTTCGCAAATGCAGATAACATTAAATCTTTAGCTGTCATACCAAAGTGTAAAACAACACCCATATCACGGTAGTACGGTGCGATATAATCTTTTGTATTATCAAGTGCAAATGCCGCCCCAACTTGTGCCGCTTCTTGACCTTGACATGATATAACGAAAGGAATTTTTCCAGCGCGGTTTAATAACCACATACGCTCATCAATGCGACGTGCCATTAGCATCGTCTCAAACATTTTTAACACATCTTCATTTGTTAAACCTAATTCTTCATGACGATTTGTTGTCATTTATATTGCCTCCTCTTACATGTGAATTGCGTTACCATCAACAGCTAATGCCGCCTCACCCATTACTTCACTAAGCGTAGGGTGTGGGTGGATCGTGTGGGCGATTTCCCACGGTGTTGCATCAAGTACCATTGCAAGACCAGCTTCAGAAATCATATCTGTCACATGTGGTCCGATCATATGAACCCCTAAAATATCATTCGTCGCTTTATCTGCAATTATTTTGACGAAACCATCTGATTCTCCGTAAACAAGTGCTTTACCAATCGCTTTAAATGAGAACTTTCCAACCTTTACATCAAACCCTTGCTCTTTTGCTTGTTGTTCTGTAATACCAACACTAGAAGCTTCTGGATTGGAATAAATGCAACGGGATACTAATTTATAGTCAATGGCTGAGACCTCATTGCCAGCTATATGTTCTACTGCATTAATACCTTCATGACTTGCAACATGTGCTAGTTGAAGCCCTCCAATAACATCACCAATTGCATATATATGTGATTCCTTCGTTTGGAATGTATCAGATACTTGGATAAATCCTTTTTCTACAACGATATCGGTATTTTCTACACCAATCCCTTCAACGTTTGCTTGACGCCCAACTGAGACAAGCATTTTTTCTGCAGTGAAGGATTTTGTTTCCCCGTTTAACTCAGCAGAAATAGTCACTAAGTTGCTTTCCGTTTGAAGTGTTTCTGGTAGAACTTTTGCACTTGTTGCAAATGTAATGCCTTTCTTAGTTAAAAGCTTTTGCATTTCTTTTGAAATATCTTTATCCTCTGTAGGGATAATTCGATCCGCATATTCAATTACGGTCACTTCCACTCCAAAATCATTTAACATAGAAGCCCACTCAATTCCAATTACGCCTCCACCGACGATTAAAATCGATTTCGGTAATTCTGTCATTGCTAATGCTTCATCTGAACTCATGACGAAATCTCCATCGATTTTAAGCCCTGGAAGAGTACGAGGTCTAGAGCCAGTCGCAATAACTACATTTTTCGGAATGAGCATTTCATTTTCATCGCCATTATTCATTTCAACTGAAATGGTTCCACCTGGCGAAGGAGAAAAAATAGATGGTCCTAGCATTCTTCCAGTACCTTCATACACGTCTATTTTCCCTTTTTTCATCAATCCTTGAACCCCTTGATGTAATTGATTCACAATCGATTCTTTTCTAGCTTGCACTCGGCTAAAATCAAGTGATACTTCTGAAGTATTTACGCCAAATTCAGCTGCATGATTTTTAGTCATAGAATATACTTCAGCACTACGAAGCAATGCTTTACTTGGAATACACCCTTTATGCAAACAAGTGCCGCCAAGATTACCTTTTTCCACGATTGCTGTTTTTAAGCCCAATTGAGCCGAACGGATAGCTGCGACATATCCGCCAGTACCGCCACCAATTATGACTACATCATATTCTTTTGCCAAAGCTTTATCCCCCTTATCTTCCATCTAAGAAGGCCGTTCGATAAACTAAACGGCCTTACATTGATTAGATGAAATTAGTTGTTTCGCGTATTAACGTCCTGTAATAATATGTTTTCCATTTTGTAAAAATTGGCTACGTGATTTACTTACTCGAGCGATGCGCTCTTCTGCTAAACGGTCAGCCGCTACATAAGTTGGAATACCATCACGTTTCGAAATTTCAAAAATACGTTCGATTTTGTCATAAATAGTTGCAACACGGTTCATTGCACGATCATGGTTATAACCATATAATTCATCCGCTACATTAATTACACCACCTGAGTTAATTACATAGTCAGGAGCATATGCAATGCCCATTTCGTGGATTAAATCACCATGTTTTGTATCTCTTAATTGGTTATTTGCAGATCCTGCAATTACTTTTGCTTTTAGTTGTGGAATTGTATTGTCATTAATAATTGCACCAAGTGCACATGGTGCGAAGATGTCTGCATCTTGTGAATAAATTTCATCTACGCTTACTTGTACTGCACCGAATGCATTTACAGCACGGTCAACTGATGCTTGGTTAATATCAGCCACAATTAGTTTAGCGCCTTCTTTATGTAGATATTCACATAATGTATAAGCTACGTTTCCTACACCTTGAACTGCAACTGTCTTCCCTTCAAGTGAATCCGTTCCAAATGCTTCTTTCGCTGCAGCTTTCATACCAACATATACACCATAAGCTGTTACTGGAGAAGGATTACCTGAAGAACCGAATGCTTCTGAAATACCAGTTACATAATTTGTTTCTTCATGAATTAAATCCATATCTGCTACAGTTGTACCTACATCTTCAGCAGTAATATAACGGCCATTTAAGCCTTGGATGAAACGACCGAAAGCACGGAACATCTCTTCGTTTTTATCTTTTAGTGGATCCCCAATAATAACTGTTTTACCGCCACCTAGGTTAAGACCTGCAGCAGCATTTTTATATGTCATACCTTTTGCTAAACGAAGTGCATCTTCAATTGCTTCTTCTTCTGTTGCATAGTTCCACATACGCGTTCCACCAAGTGCTGGACCTAGTGTTGTATCATGAATTGCGATAATCGCTTTTAATCCTGATGTTTTATCTTGGCAAAATACCAATTGTTCGTAGTCATAAGTCTCCATATATTTAAAAATTTCCATCTGTAGTTCCTCCTAGTAGTTAAGTAATTATTTATTTTTTCGAAAATAATTATTTTCGTAAAATACATCCCCATGTAAATCGACATTTCTTTTATGTTTGAAACCTCTTTGTATAACACTTTTAACACTTCAAGTAATTTTAGCATCCCCATGCAAATATTACATT
The nucleotide sequence above comes from Psychrobacillus glaciei. Encoded proteins:
- a CDS encoding MetQ/NlpA family ABC transporter substrate-binding protein; its protein translation is MKKLQTFFLVSVLAFVLSACGKDTNVTPSTTDNSSKQEETKIKVASLIPPMTDMLEIVKPLLKEEGIDMEIVILSDNVQPNSALAAKEVDANFFQHPSYMEQFNQANGSDLVAVQPVYHAILGAYSKKYSSVEELPEDAQVAIPNDSANIARSLHLLEKGGLIKLKKGVGLKATQKDIIENPKNLKIIEVDLLMLARSIDDVDLVTMLPAYAKPLGLTPVKDSLIDEGESDFPISLVARKDNADSEAIQKLAKHLSGPEVRSFLEENFADIAIPAFK
- a CDS encoding methionine ABC transporter permease — encoded protein: MEKIIAYQSDIWIAIGQTFTMVGFSILAAVIVGLPLGTFLYLSRGGNLYENKWLFFLLDALVNIIRSFPFLLLVVFLIPFTRFVVGTAIGTIAATVPLTIISIAYYARLVEQSLLDVPRGIIEAAISMGATKSQIIFKFLYREARSGLIFGLTTATISFISYSTVMGIVGGGGVGDFAIRYGYQQFETGLMTFTIIMMIIIVQVIQLTGTKISKKLDKRF
- a CDS encoding methionine ABC transporter ATP-binding protein, which translates into the protein MIELIQVEKTFQDVKAVHPLSLTITKGQIHGIVGTSGAGKSTLIRLMNLLERPDKGTVRVGEKILTNLSEQELRKARQNIGMIFQQFQLVLNRTVAENVEMPLEIVGLSKKERKKRVDVCLQFVGLSDKKTAYPSQLSGGQKQRVAIARAIANNPSVLLCDEPTSSLDPKTTIEVLQVLRHIKETLGVTIVIVTHEMDVVKSICEHVSIMKDGKLIDSFKIEPQGLLVNEEQYIEDLRKFAVVTN
- a CDS encoding dihydrolipoamide acetyltransferase family protein, encoding MALEQIKMPQLGESVTEGTIEKWLVKPGDHVNKYDALAEVNTDKVTAEVPSSFTGVIKELLANEGDTLAVGEIVCTIETEGGATEVVVAAAPEQPSAETVKPTEIQKHAAPIQREKGAKARYSPAVLKLSQEHGIDLTLVNGTGNEGRITRKDLLKIIESGEIPVAAPAETIAAKAPVASQTSAAAPAPKAAPPVNVPVAVGDIEIPVTGIRKAIAANMLRSKHEAPHAWTMIEVDVTSLVQYRDSIKNEFKQKEGFNVTYFAFFVKAVSQALKEFPMMNSMWAGDKIVQKKDINISIAVATEDALFVPVIKNADEKTIKGIAREVNELAAKVRSGKLKSDEMQGGTFTVNNTGSFGSVQSMGIINYPQAAILQVESIVKRPVIMDGGMIAARDMVNLCLSLDHRVLDGLVCGRFLARVKEILENITKENTSVY
- a CDS encoding alpha-ketoacid dehydrogenase subunit beta, producing the protein MAVMSYIDAITLAMKEEMTRDERVFILGEDVGRKGGVFKATNGLYEEFGEYRVLDTPLAESAIAGVGIGAAMYGLRPIAEMQFADFIMPAVNQIISEASRIRYRSNNDWTCPIVIRAPFGGGIHGALYHSQSVEAVFANQPGLKIVIPSTPYDAKGLLKAAIRDEDPVMFFEHKRAYRLIKGEVPEEDYTIEIGKADVKREGEDITVITYGLAVHFALQAAERLEKDGISVHILDLRTIYPLDKDGIIEAASKTGKVLLVTEDNKEGSIIGEVAAIIAENCLFDLDAPIMRLAGPDIPAMPYAPTMEKFFMINPDKVEKAMRELAAY
- a CDS encoding thiamine pyrophosphate-dependent dehydrogenase E1 component subunit alpha, with translation MTTNRHEELGLTNEDVLKMFETMLMARRIDERMWLLNRAGKIPFVISCQGQEAAQVGAAFALDNTKDYIAPYYRDMGVVLHFGMTAKDLMLSAFAKAEDPNSGGRQMPGHFGQKKNRILTGSSPVTTQLPHAVGVALAAKIEKKDFITFVTLGEGSSNQGDFHEGLNFAGVHKLPCITMVENNKYAISVPFDRQVASKNIADRAISYGMPGVEVDGKDPIAVYKVVKEAADRARNGGGPSLIEAVTYRLTAHSSDDDDRQYRTAEDIAEGKALDPIITFAVYLKETGVLTEELEKEINDRIMKEVNEATDYAEDAPYAAPEDALKYVYAEKDGGNA
- the lpdA gene encoding dihydrolipoyl dehydrogenase, producing MAKEYDVVIIGGGTGGYVAAIRSAQLGLKTAIVEKGNLGGTCLHKGCIPSKALLRSAEVYSMTKNHAAEFGVNTSEVSLDFSRVQARKESIVNQLHQGVQGLMKKGKIDVYEGTGRMLGPSIFSPSPGGTISVEMNNGDENEMLIPKNVVIATGSRPRTLPGLKIDGDFVMSSDEALAMTELPKSILIVGGGVIGIEWASMLNDFGVEVTVIEYADRIIPTEDKDISKEMQKLLTKKGITFATSAKVLPETLQTESNLVTISAELNGETKSFTAEKMLVSVGRQANVEGIGVENTDIVVEKGFIQVSDTFQTKESHIYAIGDVIGGLQLAHVASHEGINAVEHIAGNEVSAIDYKLVSRCIYSNPEASSVGITEQQAKEQGFDVKVGKFSFKAIGKALVYGESDGFVKIIADKATNDILGVHMIGPHVTDMISEAGLAMVLDATPWEIAHTIHPHPTLSEVMGEAALAVDGNAIHM
- the bcd gene encoding branched-chain amino acid dehydrogenase — its product is MEIFKYMETYDYEQLVFCQDKTSGLKAIIAIHDTTLGPALGGTRMWNYATEEEAIEDALRLAKGMTYKNAAAGLNLGGGKTVIIGDPLKDKNEEMFRAFGRFIQGLNGRYITAEDVGTTVADMDLIHEETNYVTGISEAFGSSGNPSPVTAYGVYVGMKAAAKEAFGTDSLEGKTVAVQGVGNVAYTLCEYLHKEGAKLIVADINQASVDRAVNAFGAVQVSVDEIYSQDADIFAPCALGAIINDNTIPQLKAKVIAGSANNQLRDTKHGDLIHEMGIAYAPDYVINSGGVINVADELYGYNHDRAMNRVATIYDKIERIFEISKRDGIPTYVAADRLAEERIARVSKSRSQFLQNGKHIITGR